Proteins encoded in a region of the Pseudomonas viciae genome:
- a CDS encoding DHCW motif cupin fold protein, translating into MDITNTPFGITDWSAIEPTEHKGVTGTAYWRTQQFGNIRVRMVEYTAGYLADHWCTKGHILFCLKGELNTELEDGRQFVLKPGMSYQVADQAEPHRSSTSLGATLFVVD; encoded by the coding sequence ATGGACATCACCAACACCCCCTTTGGCATCACCGACTGGTCGGCCATCGAGCCCACCGAACACAAAGGCGTCACCGGAACCGCTTATTGGCGCACCCAGCAGTTCGGGAACATCCGGGTGCGAATGGTGGAGTACACGGCGGGGTATCTGGCCGACCATTGGTGCACCAAAGGCCATATCCTGTTTTGCCTGAAGGGTGAGTTGAACACCGAACTGGAGGACGGGCGGCAGTTTGTGCTCAAGCCCGGCATGAGCTACCAGGTGGCCGACCAGGCCGAGCCTCATCGCTCTTCAACCTCACTGGGTGCAACGTTGTTTGTGGTGGATTGA
- a CDS encoding oxidative damage protection protein codes for MTRIIMCRKYKEELEGLERAPFPGAKGQDIFDHVSAKAWADWQKHQTLLINEKRLNMMNAEDRKYLQGEMDKFFSGEEYAKAEGYVPPSE; via the coding sequence ATGACCCGCATCATCATGTGTCGCAAGTACAAAGAAGAACTCGAAGGCCTGGAGCGCGCTCCGTTTCCGGGCGCCAAAGGCCAGGATATCTTTGACCATGTCTCGGCCAAGGCCTGGGCCGACTGGCAGAAACACCAGACCCTGCTGATCAACGAAAAACGCCTGAACATGATGAACGCCGAAGACCGCAAATACCTTCAGGGCGAGATGGACAAGTTCTTTTCCGGCGAAGAATACGCCAAGGCCGAAGGCTACGTGCCGCCGTCCGAATAA
- the mutY gene encoding A/G-specific adenine glycosylase: MRAEQFSTAVLDWFDRHGRHDLPWQQGITPYRVWVSEIMLQQTQVSTVLNYFDRFMASLPTVEALAAAPEDEVLHLWTGLGYYTRARNLQKTAKIVVDLYDGEFPRDVEKLTELPGIGLSTAGAIASISMGLRAPILDGNVKRVLARFTAQEGYPGEPKVAKQLWATAERFTPQDRVNAYTQAMMDLGATLCTRSKPSCLLCPLKSGCEAHMLGLETRYPIPKPRKEVPKKRTLMPMLANREGAILLYRRPSTGLWGGLWSLPELDDLDDLQHLALQHSLELGKQQEMPSLVHTFSHFQLAIEPWLVRVRETGHHVAEADWLWYNLATPPRLGLAAPVKTLLERAAAVLNAGESS; this comes from the coding sequence ATGAGAGCCGAGCAGTTTTCCACCGCCGTACTGGATTGGTTCGACCGCCACGGGCGCCACGATTTGCCTTGGCAACAAGGCATCACCCCGTATCGGGTGTGGGTCTCGGAAATCATGCTGCAGCAGACCCAGGTCAGCACCGTGCTCAATTACTTCGATCGGTTCATGGCCTCGCTGCCTACCGTCGAAGCGCTGGCCGCCGCGCCAGAGGACGAAGTGCTGCACCTGTGGACCGGGCTGGGCTACTACACCCGCGCCCGCAACCTGCAGAAAACCGCGAAGATCGTCGTCGACCTCTACGATGGGGAATTCCCTCGTGACGTGGAAAAACTCACCGAGTTGCCGGGGATCGGCCTGTCCACGGCCGGCGCAATCGCCAGCATTAGCATGGGCCTGCGGGCCCCGATTCTCGACGGCAACGTCAAGCGTGTGCTGGCGCGCTTCACGGCCCAGGAAGGCTACCCGGGCGAACCGAAGGTTGCCAAACAGCTGTGGGCCACCGCCGAGCGCTTCACGCCCCAGGACCGGGTCAACGCCTACACCCAGGCAATGATGGACCTGGGCGCCACACTCTGCACCCGCAGTAAACCCAGCTGCCTGCTTTGCCCGCTGAAAAGCGGCTGCGAGGCGCACATGCTTGGCCTGGAGACGCGCTATCCGATTCCCAAGCCCCGCAAGGAAGTGCCGAAAAAACGCACGCTGATGCCGATGCTGGCCAATCGCGAAGGCGCGATTCTGCTTTACCGTCGCCCCTCCACCGGCCTTTGGGGCGGTTTGTGGAGCCTGCCGGAACTCGACGACCTCGACGACCTGCAGCACCTGGCCCTGCAACACTCGCTGGAACTGGGCAAGCAACAGGAAATGCCGAGTCTGGTGCACACCTTCAGCCACTTCCAGTTGGCGATCGAACCCTGGCTGGTCCGGGTCCGGGAAACCGGCCATCACGTGGCCGAGGCCGACTGGCTCTGGTATAACCTCGCCACCCCGCCGCGCCTGGGCCTCGCCGCCCCGGTCAAAACCTTGCTCGAACGCGCGGCCGCCGTATTGAACGCAGGAGAGTCGTCATGA
- a CDS encoding AsmA family protein, producing MKAFGKILGLVLLGLLLIIVALGFALTHLFDPNDYKEEIRQIARDKAHIELTLNGDIGWSLFPWLGLELHDASVATLANPTHPFADLQMLGLSVRVIPLLRREVQMSDVRVEGLNLRLNRDKNGHGNWEDIGKVPASATTASAPAPAEQPAPSTSTPAEKPAQPTRLDIDSLTVNNARIEYTDEQTGKLFTAESIQLSTGAVHDSTNIPVTLTAFLSSNQPAVRVRTELTGELRFERALQRYKFEDLKLSGEATGDPLQGKTLNFAAQGQLFLDKAANVAEWTGIKLSLNQLRALGELKVNDLDKTPQLSGGMSIAQFDLANFVDSIGQKLPAMAEGSLSKVELVSRIAGTPTSAEFNDLNLKVDDSSFNGRIVVEDFAKQSLRVQLKADTFNVDRYLPPKSAEADSSKAAREAEVNNTEASAMAGAGSTPLPSAPTQGAWSNDRLFPVERLSKLDLEADLTFGQLTLDKLPIQNAALKATGLGGLLTLENLRGDLYNGNFEAKGTLDVRQPTPQLNLQTRINRVPAEKIIESQGKNPPVKGLVTLNSAITASGNSQKALIDSLNGNAGFVINDGMLLNANLEQQLCKGIATLNRKTLSGEPRGKDTPFQQLNGNLTFHNGVASNPDLKVRIPGMIVNGNGDIDLRVLGMDYRVGIIVEGDKSDMPDPACQVNERYVDIEWPLRCRGPLELGAKACRLDNEGMGKVAAKLAGDRLGDKIEEKLGDKVSPELKDALKGLFKR from the coding sequence ATGAAAGCGTTCGGCAAAATCCTGGGTCTGGTACTTCTCGGGCTGTTGCTGATCATTGTGGCCCTGGGCTTTGCCCTGACCCACCTCTTCGATCCCAACGACTATAAAGAAGAGATCCGCCAGATAGCCCGCGACAAGGCCCACATTGAGCTGACGCTCAATGGCGACATCGGCTGGAGCCTGTTTCCATGGTTGGGTCTGGAGTTACATGACGCCAGCGTCGCCACACTGGCCAACCCGACACACCCTTTCGCCGACCTGCAGATGCTCGGCCTGTCGGTGCGAGTGATACCGTTGCTGCGTCGGGAAGTGCAGATGAGCGACGTCCGGGTCGAAGGCCTGAACCTGCGACTCAACCGTGACAAGAACGGCCACGGCAATTGGGAAGACATCGGCAAGGTACCCGCCTCTGCGACAACAGCGAGTGCGCCGGCACCGGCCGAGCAGCCAGCCCCGTCCACCAGCACCCCGGCAGAAAAACCGGCCCAGCCGACCCGCCTGGATATCGACAGCCTGACCGTGAACAACGCCCGGATCGAATACACCGACGAGCAGACCGGCAAGTTGTTCACTGCCGAAAGCATCCAGCTGAGCACCGGCGCGGTCCACGACTCCACCAACATCCCGGTCACCCTTACCGCATTCCTGTCCAGCAACCAGCCAGCCGTGCGTGTGCGTACCGAACTCACTGGCGAACTGCGCTTCGAACGCGCCTTGCAGCGCTACAAGTTCGAAGACCTGAAGCTGTCCGGCGAAGCCACAGGCGACCCATTGCAGGGCAAGACCCTGAACTTTGCCGCACAAGGCCAGCTATTCCTGGATAAGGCAGCAAACGTCGCCGAATGGACCGGCATCAAGCTGTCCCTCAACCAATTGCGTGCCTTGGGTGAACTGAAGGTCAACGACCTCGACAAAACGCCGCAATTGAGTGGCGGCATGTCGATCGCCCAGTTCGACCTGGCAAACTTTGTCGATAGCATCGGCCAGAAACTGCCGGCCATGGCCGAAGGCAGCCTGAGCAAGGTCGAGCTGGTCAGCCGCATTGCCGGTACGCCGACCAGCGCCGAATTCAATGACCTCAACCTGAAAGTCGACGACAGCAGCTTCAACGGTCGTATCGTCGTGGAAGACTTCGCCAAGCAATCCTTGCGTGTGCAGCTCAAGGCCGACACGTTCAACGTCGACCGCTACCTGCCACCCAAATCCGCCGAAGCCGACAGCAGCAAGGCGGCTCGCGAGGCCGAGGTCAACAACACCGAAGCCAGCGCCATGGCCGGTGCCGGCAGCACGCCACTGCCGAGCGCTCCGACCCAGGGCGCCTGGAGCAACGATCGACTGTTTCCGGTGGAGCGCCTGAGCAAACTGGACCTGGAAGCCGACCTGACCTTCGGCCAACTGACCCTCGATAAACTGCCCATCCAGAACGCCGCGCTCAAGGCCACGGGCCTTGGCGGCCTGCTGACCCTGGAGAACCTGCGGGGCGATTTGTACAACGGCAACTTCGAAGCCAAAGGCACGCTGGACGTGCGCCAGCCCACGCCGCAGTTGAACCTGCAAACCCGCATCAACCGCGTGCCGGCCGAGAAAATCATCGAAAGCCAGGGTAAGAATCCACCGGTCAAAGGCCTGGTGACGCTCAACAGCGCCATAACCGCCAGTGGCAACAGCCAGAAAGCCCTGATCGACAGCCTCAATGGCAACGCCGGGTTCGTCATCAACGATGGCATGCTGCTCAATGCCAACCTCGAACAGCAATTGTGCAAAGGCATCGCCACCCTCAATCGCAAGACCCTCAGTGGTGAACCCCGGGGCAAGGACACGCCGTTCCAGCAACTCAACGGCAACCTCACGTTCCACAATGGCGTTGCCAGCAACCCGGACCTGAAAGTGCGCATCCCCGGCATGATCGTCAACGGCAACGGCGATATCGACCTGCGCGTGCTGGGCATGGACTACCGCGTCGGCATCATCGTCGAAGGTGACAAGAGCGACATGCCCGACCCGGCCTGCCAGGTCAACGAACGCTACGTCGACATCGAATGGCCGTTGCGCTGCCGCGGCCCGCTGGAGCTGGGCGCCAAGGCCTGCCGACTGGACAACGAGGGGATGGGCAAGGTCGCGGCGAAACTGGCCGGCGACCGCCTCGGTGACAAGATCGAAGAGAAGCTGGGCGACAAGGTCAGCCCCGAGCTGAAAGACGCGCTCAAGGGACTGTTCAAGCGATGA
- the panM gene encoding aspartate 1-decarboxylase autocleavage activator PanM, with amino-acid sequence MPIVVEHLNEATSQDQQDLHKIYRDAPTWLFEPFGGAAQLIQGCLEDSSLIAARFNDRLLGAARLQRQQNVWHLSQMCVRNITRRRGVAERLVSEARRIAGENGAELRLLAPAGHLEAQALAAKLKITLDER; translated from the coding sequence ATGCCCATCGTTGTCGAGCACCTGAATGAAGCCACCAGCCAGGACCAGCAGGACCTGCATAAAATCTACCGCGACGCCCCGACCTGGCTGTTCGAGCCTTTTGGTGGTGCCGCACAACTCATACAAGGCTGCCTGGAAGACAGCTCGCTGATCGCGGCACGTTTCAATGACCGGCTACTCGGCGCCGCACGCCTGCAACGGCAGCAGAACGTCTGGCACTTGTCCCAAATGTGCGTACGAAACATTACTCGTCGCCGTGGCGTGGCTGAACGACTGGTGAGCGAGGCGCGCAGAATCGCCGGGGAAAACGGCGCCGAGCTACGGTTGTTGGCGCCAGCCGGGCACCTGGAAGCCCAAGCACTGGCGGCCAAATTGAAGATCACGCTGGATGAACGCTAA
- a CDS encoding OFA family MFS transporter: MSTSITADGIADQPAFLSKERIIAKPGFNRWLVPPAALAIHLCIGMAYGFSVFWLPLSKALGVTKPVACAPDMSFISQVFSSQCDWPISMLGWIYTLFFIFLGCSAAIWGGWLEHAGPRKAGVVSALCWCGGLLISALGIYTHQIWLMWVGSGVIGGIGLGLGYISPVSTLIKWFPDKRGMATGMAIMGFGGGAMVGAPLAAALMSHFASPTGVGVWQSFLVMAAIYFVFMIGGALSYRVPPTGWKPEGWTPAPKKAANAMITHRHVHVNVAWKTPQFRLVWLVLCLNVSAGIGILGMASPLLQEVFGGKLLGTDLPFGQLDAVQLGQIAAIAAGFTGLLSLFNIGGRFFWASFSDYLGRKNTYFVFFALGFALYALIPNLGHLGSVALFVAAFCIILSMYGGGFATVPAYLADLFGTQMVGAIHGRLLTAWAAAGVLGPVLVNYLREYQLSIGVERAAAYDITLYILAGLLVLGFLCNLLVRPVADKYFMTDAELAAEQALGHDKGADSSTSLEWKAAPGTKPLAIAAWLVVGIPLAWGVWVTLQKTAVLFR; the protein is encoded by the coding sequence ATGAGCACGAGCATCACGGCGGACGGCATTGCCGACCAGCCTGCGTTCCTCTCCAAGGAGCGCATCATCGCCAAGCCCGGTTTCAACCGGTGGCTGGTTCCACCGGCCGCACTGGCCATTCACCTGTGCATCGGCATGGCCTACGGCTTCTCAGTATTCTGGTTGCCACTGTCCAAAGCCTTGGGTGTCACTAAGCCTGTGGCTTGTGCGCCGGATATGAGCTTCATCTCGCAAGTCTTCTCGTCCCAATGTGATTGGCCGATCTCGATGCTCGGCTGGATCTACACCTTGTTCTTTATCTTCCTGGGTTGCTCGGCAGCCATCTGGGGTGGCTGGCTGGAACACGCCGGGCCGCGCAAGGCGGGTGTTGTATCGGCATTGTGCTGGTGCGGTGGCCTGCTGATTTCCGCGTTGGGTATTTATACCCACCAGATCTGGCTGATGTGGGTCGGTTCCGGAGTCATTGGCGGTATCGGCCTGGGCCTGGGCTACATCTCCCCGGTTTCGACGCTGATCAAGTGGTTCCCGGACAAGCGTGGCATGGCCACCGGTATGGCGATCATGGGCTTCGGCGGCGGCGCGATGGTAGGTGCTCCGTTGGCGGCAGCGCTGATGAGCCACTTCGCTTCGCCGACTGGCGTGGGTGTATGGCAAAGCTTTTTGGTCATGGCCGCGATCTACTTCGTGTTCATGATCGGTGGCGCCTTGTCGTACCGCGTTCCGCCGACTGGCTGGAAGCCTGAAGGCTGGACCCCGGCACCGAAGAAAGCCGCGAACGCGATGATCACTCATCGCCACGTTCACGTGAACGTTGCCTGGAAAACCCCGCAGTTCCGTCTGGTATGGCTGGTGCTGTGCCTGAACGTTTCCGCCGGTATCGGCATCCTGGGCATGGCTTCGCCACTGTTGCAGGAAGTGTTCGGCGGTAAATTGCTTGGCACCGACCTGCCTTTCGGTCAACTGGACGCTGTGCAACTCGGTCAAATCGCTGCCATCGCGGCCGGCTTTACCGGGCTGTTGAGCCTGTTCAACATCGGTGGGCGGTTCTTCTGGGCATCCTTCTCGGATTACCTGGGCCGCAAAAACACCTATTTCGTGTTCTTCGCCCTGGGCTTTGCCCTGTACGCGCTGATCCCGAACCTCGGTCACCTGGGCAGCGTCGCGCTGTTCGTGGCGGCGTTCTGCATCATCCTGTCGATGTACGGCGGCGGTTTCGCCACTGTGCCGGCCTACCTGGCGGACCTGTTCGGTACGCAAATGGTTGGCGCGATCCACGGTCGCCTGCTGACTGCCTGGGCTGCGGCGGGCGTGCTGGGTCCGGTACTGGTGAACTATCTGCGTGAATATCAGTTGAGCATCGGCGTTGAACGCGCTGCAGCCTATGACATCACCTTGTACATCCTCGCCGGCCTGCTGGTGCTGGGCTTCCTGTGCAATCTGCTGGTCCGCCCGGTCGCCGACAAGTACTTCATGACCGACGCCGAACTGGCCGCCGAACAGGCGCTGGGCCATGACAAGGGCGCCGACAGCAGCACTTCGCTGGAATGGAAAGCCGCGCCGGGCACCAAGCCTTTGGCGATCGCCGCCTGGCTGGTGGTGGGCATTCCGTTGGCGTGGGGTGTGTGGGTGACCCTGCAGAAGACGGCGGTGTTGTTCCGCTAA
- the hisB gene encoding imidazoleglycerol-phosphate dehydratase HisB, which produces MAERKASVERDTLETQIKASINLDGTGKARFDIGVPFLEHMLDQIARHGLIDLDIVSKGDLHIDDHHTVEDVGITLGQAFTKAIGDKKGIRRYGHAYVPLDEALSRVVIDFSGRPGLQMHVPYTRATVGGFDVDLFQEFFQGFVNHANVTLHIDNLRGHNTHHQIETVFKAFGRALRMAVELDDRMAGQMPSTKGVL; this is translated from the coding sequence ATGGCCGAACGTAAGGCGTCTGTCGAGCGCGACACTCTGGAAACCCAGATCAAAGCCTCGATCAACCTGGATGGCACCGGAAAGGCCCGGTTTGATATCGGCGTGCCTTTTCTTGAGCACATGCTGGACCAGATCGCCCGTCACGGGCTGATCGACCTGGACATCGTCAGCAAGGGCGACCTGCATATCGATGACCACCACACGGTGGAGGACGTCGGTATCACTTTGGGACAAGCCTTTACCAAAGCCATCGGCGACAAAAAAGGCATCCGTCGCTACGGCCATGCCTACGTGCCGCTCGATGAGGCGCTGTCGCGGGTGGTCATCGACTTCTCTGGCCGCCCGGGCCTGCAGATGCATGTGCCGTACACCCGTGCCACTGTCGGCGGTTTCGACGTTGATCTGTTCCAGGAATTCTTCCAGGGCTTCGTCAACCACGCCAACGTGACCCTGCACATCGACAACCTGCGCGGGCACAACACCCACCACCAGATCGAAACCGTGTTCAAGGCTTTCGGCCGCGCGCTGCGCATGGCCGTGGAGCTCGATGACCGCATGGCCGGGCAAATGCCGTCCACCAAGGGCGTCCTGTAA
- the hisH gene encoding imidazole glycerol phosphate synthase subunit HisH — MQTVAVIDYGMGNLHSVAKALEHVGAGKVLITSDAAVIREADRVVFPGVGAIRDCMAEIRRLGFDKLVHEVSQDRPFLGICVGMQALLERSEENDGVDCISLFPGQVKFFGKGLHEDGEHLKVPHMGWNEVKQTVDHPLWHNIPDLARFYFVHSYYIAAGNARQVVGGGHYGVDFAAALADGSRFAVQFHPEKSHTHGLQLLQNFAAWDGRW; from the coding sequence ATGCAGACGGTCGCGGTTATCGATTACGGCATGGGCAACCTGCACTCGGTGGCCAAGGCCCTCGAGCACGTGGGTGCCGGCAAGGTGCTGATCACCAGTGATGCCGCCGTGATTCGCGAAGCCGACCGGGTGGTATTCCCCGGCGTTGGCGCAATTCGCGATTGCATGGCCGAGATTCGGCGCCTGGGTTTCGACAAGCTGGTGCACGAAGTCAGCCAGGACCGTCCGTTCCTCGGCATCTGCGTGGGCATGCAAGCCTTGCTCGAACGTAGCGAAGAGAACGACGGCGTCGATTGCATCTCCCTGTTCCCGGGTCAGGTGAAGTTTTTCGGCAAGGGCCTGCATGAAGACGGCGAGCACTTGAAAGTCCCGCACATGGGCTGGAACGAAGTGAAGCAGACGGTGGATCACCCGCTGTGGCACAACATTCCGGACCTGGCGCGCTTTTACTTCGTGCACAGCTACTACATCGCGGCCGGCAATGCGCGGCAGGTGGTGGGTGGCGGTCACTATGGCGTCGATTTCGCCGCGGCCCTGGCCGACGGTTCCCGATTCGCCGTGCAGTTCCACCCGGAGAAGAGCCATACCCATGGCCTGCAGTTGCTGCAGAACTTCGCCGCGTGGGACGGGCGCTGGTAA
- a CDS encoding DUF2164 domain-containing protein gives MARKKPPILTLTPEQESEANRKIQRFMEERFELDLGSFEAAEILDLFTREIAPHYYNRAIFDVQTHLKERFESIESDLWALEKN, from the coding sequence ATGGCCCGCAAGAAGCCGCCAATCCTCACCCTCACGCCTGAGCAGGAGAGTGAAGCGAACCGCAAGATCCAGCGGTTCATGGAGGAGCGTTTCGAACTGGACCTGGGTTCGTTCGAAGCGGCGGAAATTCTTGACCTGTTTACCCGCGAAATTGCGCCGCACTATTACAACAGGGCGATTTTCGATGTGCAGACGCACCTTAAAGAAAGGTTCGAAAGCATTGAAAGCGACCTGTGGGCGCTCGAGAAAAACTGA
- the hisA gene encoding 1-(5-phosphoribosyl)-5-[(5-phosphoribosylamino)methylideneamino]imidazole-4-carboxamide isomerase, giving the protein MLIIPAIDLKDGACVRLRQGRMEDSTVFSDDPVSMAAKWVEGGCRRLHLVDLNGAFEGQPVNGEVVTAIAKRYPHLPIQIGGGIRSLETIEHYVKAGVSYVIIGTKAVKEPEFVAEACRAFPGKVIVGLDAKDGFVATDGWAEVSTVQVIDLAKRFEADGVSAIVYTDIAKDGMMQGCNVPFTAALAAATKIPVIASGGIHNLGDIKALLDAKAPGIIGAITGRAIYEGTLDVAEAQAFCDSYKG; this is encoded by the coding sequence ATGCTGATTATCCCCGCTATCGATCTCAAGGACGGCGCTTGCGTACGTCTGCGTCAGGGCCGGATGGAAGATTCCACGGTGTTCTCCGATGACCCGGTGAGCATGGCCGCCAAGTGGGTGGAAGGCGGTTGCCGTCGCCTGCATCTGGTTGACCTGAACGGCGCCTTCGAAGGGCAGCCGGTGAACGGTGAAGTGGTCACGGCCATCGCCAAGCGCTACCCGCACCTGCCGATCCAGATCGGCGGCGGCATTCGCTCGCTGGAAACCATCGAGCACTACGTCAAGGCCGGCGTGAGCTACGTGATCATTGGCACCAAGGCCGTCAAAGAGCCGGAGTTCGTCGCCGAAGCCTGCCGCGCGTTCCCGGGCAAGGTCATCGTTGGCCTGGACGCCAAGGACGGGTTTGTCGCCACCGACGGCTGGGCTGAAGTCAGCACCGTGCAGGTGATCGACCTGGCCAAGCGCTTCGAAGCCGACGGCGTGTCTGCCATCGTCTACACCGACATCGCCAAAGACGGCATGATGCAGGGCTGCAACGTCCCGTTCACCGCCGCCCTGGCCGCCGCCACGAAGATCCCGGTCATCGCCTCCGGCGGTATCCACAACCTGGGCGACATCAAGGCGCTGCTCGACGCCAAGGCGCCAGGCATCATCGGCGCGATCACTGGTCGCGCGATCTATGAAGGCACCCTGGATGTCGCTGAGGCCCAGGCCTTCTGCGACTCCTACAAAGGCTGA
- the hisF gene encoding imidazole glycerol phosphate synthase subunit HisF: MALAKRIIPCLDVDNGRVVKGVKFENIRDAGDPVEIARRYDEQGADEITFLDITASVDGRDTTLHTVERMASQVFIPLTVGGGVRTVQDIRNLLNAGADKVSINTAAVFNPEFVGEAAQHFGSQCIVVAIDAKKVSGPGETPRWEIFTHGGRKPTGLDAVEWAKKMEGLGAGEILLTSMDQDGMKNGFDLGVTRAISDALGIPVIASGGVGNLQHLADGILEGHASAVLAASIFHFGEYTVPEAKAYMAHRGICIR, from the coding sequence ATGGCGCTGGCCAAACGCATCATCCCTTGCCTGGACGTGGACAACGGTCGGGTGGTCAAGGGTGTGAAGTTCGAGAACATCCGTGACGCCGGCGACCCGGTGGAAATCGCCCGTCGCTACGACGAGCAGGGTGCCGACGAAATTACCTTCCTCGACATCACGGCCAGTGTCGATGGCCGCGATACCACCTTGCACACCGTCGAGCGCATGGCCAGCCAGGTGTTCATCCCGCTGACCGTGGGCGGTGGCGTGCGCACCGTGCAGGACATCCGTAATCTGCTCAACGCCGGTGCGGACAAGGTGTCCATCAACACGGCGGCGGTGTTCAACCCGGAATTCGTAGGCGAGGCGGCCCAACACTTCGGCTCGCAATGCATTGTCGTGGCCATCGATGCCAAGAAGGTGTCCGGCCCGGGCGAAACCCCGCGTTGGGAAATCTTCACCCACGGCGGCCGCAAGCCTACGGGCCTCGACGCCGTTGAATGGGCGAAGAAGATGGAAGGCCTGGGTGCCGGTGAGATCCTGCTGACCAGCATGGACCAGGACGGCATGAAAAACGGTTTCGACCTGGGCGTCACCCGCGCGATCAGCGATGCCCTGGGCATTCCGGTCATCGCCTCTGGCGGCGTCGGCAACCTGCAGCACCTGGCCGATGGCATTCTTGAAGGCCACGCCAGTGCGGTACTGGCGGCGAGCATTTTCCACTTCGGCGAATACACCGTGCCGGAAGCCAAGGCCTACATGGCGCATCGCGGTATCTGCATTCGCTGA
- a CDS encoding substrate-binding periplasmic protein — MLKRLVLAFAGATLLLAGTTRAADAPLVLLTENFPPYNMAKNGKNFAQDENINGIAVDIVREIFKRADIPYSLTLRFPWERIYKLALENPGYGVFVMARLPEREKLFKWVGPIGPDDWIMLAKADSTIALDSLEQARKYKIGAYKGDAIAETLAKQGLNPIVVLRDQDNAKKLVSGQIDLWATGDPAGRYLARQDGVNDLKTVLRFNSAELYLALNKDVPDEVVARLQAALDELRKEGAVDAIMARYL, encoded by the coding sequence ATGCTCAAACGTCTCGTTCTTGCCTTTGCGGGCGCCACGTTGCTGCTCGCAGGCACCACCCGTGCCGCCGATGCTCCGCTGGTGTTGCTGACGGAAAACTTCCCGCCGTACAACATGGCCAAGAACGGCAAGAACTTCGCCCAGGACGAGAACATCAACGGCATCGCCGTGGACATCGTCCGCGAGATATTCAAGCGTGCCGATATCCCCTACAGCCTGACGCTGCGGTTCCCTTGGGAGCGAATCTATAAACTCGCCTTGGAAAATCCTGGCTACGGGGTGTTTGTCATGGCGCGGTTGCCGGAGCGCGAAAAACTCTTCAAGTGGGTCGGCCCCATCGGTCCGGACGACTGGATCATGCTCGCCAAGGCCGACAGCACGATTGCCCTCGACTCGCTGGAACAGGCGCGCAAATACAAGATTGGTGCCTACAAAGGCGACGCGATTGCCGAGACGCTGGCCAAGCAAGGGCTGAACCCGATTGTCGTATTGCGTGATCAGGACAACGCTAAAAAACTGGTCAGCGGCCAGATCGACCTGTGGGCCACCGGTGATCCGGCCGGGCGTTACCTGGCGCGTCAGGATGGGGTGAACGATCTCAAGACCGTGTTGCGATTCAACAGTGCCGAGTTGTACCTGGCGTTGAACAAAGACGTGCCTGACGAGGTGGTCGCCCGGCTGCAGGCAGCCTTGGATGAGCTGCGCAAGGAAGGTGCGGTGGACGCGATCATGGCGCGGTATCTCTGA